From Acipenser ruthenus chromosome 2, fAciRut3.2 maternal haplotype, whole genome shotgun sequence, a single genomic window includes:
- the LOC117408615 gene encoding AP-5 complex subunit sigma-1, whose amino-acid sequence MVHGFLIHTLCPVSAGSSSVCRVLYTRFFCSETLVPLPAGLDAGAERLLQKEQMMVVARQVKSACTLSREAAGKPPPESCLPPLDEVVAVQEADCGVFRLGAGEPFQVEKTVLWLGVLSLGFSLVCEPHENLLLAEGTLRTLARHCLEHLHLLGPPGTDVLLKVDRTEVLLDRLLPHGQLLFANHRFIHSLEKEIAACMAK is encoded by the exons ATGGTGCATGGTTTCCTGATCCACACCCTGTGCCCAGTCAGCGCTGGTTCTAGCTCGGTGTGCAGGGTTCTGTACACACGTTTCTTTTGCTCCGAGACCCTGGTTCCTCTCCCTGCTGGGCTGGATGCTGGCGCGGAGCGGCTGCTGCAGAAGGAACAGATGATGGTGGTGGCCAG GCAGGTAAAGTCGGCGTGTACTCTATCCCGTGAAGCAGCAGGGAAACCCCCCCCCGAATCCTGCCTCCCTCCTTTGGACGAGGTGGTGGCTGTGCAGGAGGCTGACTGCGGGGTGTTCCGGCTAGGGGCGGGGGAACCCTTCCAGGTGGAGAAGACGGTGCTGTGGCTGGGGGTGCTGTCCCTGGGGTTCAGCCTGGTCTGCGAGCCCCATGAGAACCTCCTGCTGGCAGAGGGAACCCTACGCACCCTCGCCCGGCACTGCCTGGAGCACCTGCACCTCCTGGGTCCCCCTGGCACTGATGTGCTGCTCAAGGTGGACCGCACAGAAGTGCTGCTCGACAGGCTCCTGCCACACGGACAGCTGCTGTTCGCCAACCACCGCTTCATCCACAGCCTGGAGAAGGAGATCGCTGCCTGCATGGCCAAGTGA